Proteins from a genomic interval of Pseudomonas anuradhapurensis:
- a CDS encoding flavin monoamine oxidase family protein has protein sequence MAAAWVRLCALVLIGVSSGAALAKDKTPSAIVVGGGLAGLTAAYELQNKGWQVTLLEAKPGMGGRSGLATSEWIGNAKAHPVLNQYLERFKIETQPAPEFVRTPGYLIDGEYFSATDLASKQPATAEAIKRYEKTLDDLARSIDDPLNPQATSTLFALDQINVSTWLDKLQLPATARQLINQQIRSRYDEPSRLSLLYFAQQNRVYRGVSDRDLRAARLPGGSPVLAQAFVKQLKTIKTNSPVTAIVQDKDGVTVKVGNVGYQADYLVMAVPLRALAKIQMTPSLDSQHLAAIKGTNYGWRDQLMLKFKKPVWESRARMSGEIFSNAGLGMLWIEPALKGGANVVINLSGDNARLLQAFGDKQMVDQVLIRLHAFYPQARGSFTGYEVKRYSTDAGTGGAYLAYGPGQISKYWRLWERPVQRIAFAGEHTDALYPGTLEGALRSGQRAASQVQDLLAGKSFDPAKAAPVAAAAAGVVAAKQKQNKDGGFFSNLFGGSADKGDKAPAKAEAKKVEEAKQDKPGFFSRLFGGADKPEVKAEPIATAEPVSPTPAPAPQVAPAPVAPAPAPVAKDAPAKPAATKAAPAKHVPVHKPARKPAETRKATAKSAPAKKAVVDTQAKAG, from the coding sequence ATGGCTGCTGCTTGGGTGCGCCTGTGCGCGTTGGTATTGATTGGTGTGTCCAGCGGCGCCGCGCTGGCAAAGGACAAGACACCTTCGGCAATCGTCGTGGGTGGCGGCCTGGCGGGCCTCACGGCCGCCTATGAGCTGCAGAACAAGGGCTGGCAGGTGACACTGCTGGAAGCCAAGCCAGGCATGGGCGGGCGCTCGGGCCTGGCCACCAGCGAATGGATCGGCAATGCCAAGGCGCACCCGGTGCTCAACCAGTACCTCGAGCGTTTCAAGATTGAAACACAGCCGGCACCGGAATTCGTGCGCACCCCCGGCTACCTGATCGACGGCGAGTATTTCAGCGCCACCGACCTGGCCAGCAAGCAGCCGGCCACTGCCGAGGCCATCAAGCGCTACGAGAAAACCCTCGACGACCTGGCGCGGTCGATCGACGACCCGCTGAATCCGCAAGCCACCAGTACGCTGTTCGCCCTCGACCAGATCAACGTCTCCACCTGGCTGGACAAGCTGCAACTGCCGGCCACCGCCCGCCAGCTGATCAACCAGCAGATCCGTTCCCGTTACGATGAACCGTCGCGCCTGTCGCTGCTGTACTTTGCCCAGCAGAACCGTGTTTACCGTGGCGTCAGTGACCGTGACTTGCGGGCCGCGCGCCTGCCGGGTGGCAGCCCGGTGCTGGCCCAGGCCTTCGTCAAGCAGCTGAAGACCATCAAGACCAATTCGCCTGTGACGGCCATCGTCCAGGACAAGGACGGCGTCACGGTCAAAGTCGGCAATGTCGGTTACCAGGCGGATTACCTGGTGATGGCCGTGCCGCTGCGCGCCCTGGCCAAGATCCAGATGACCCCGAGCCTGGACAGCCAGCACCTGGCAGCGATCAAGGGCACCAACTATGGCTGGCGCGACCAGCTGATGCTCAAGTTCAAGAAACCGGTGTGGGAAAGCCGTGCGCGCATGTCCGGCGAAATCTTCAGTAACGCCGGCCTGGGCATGCTGTGGATCGAGCCGGCGCTCAAGGGTGGCGCCAACGTGGTGATCAACCTGTCGGGCGACAATGCCCGCTTGCTGCAAGCGTTCGGTGACAAGCAGATGGTCGACCAGGTGCTGATCCGCCTGCACGCGTTCTATCCGCAGGCCCGTGGTTCGTTCACTGGCTACGAAGTCAAGCGTTACAGCACCGATGCCGGTACCGGTGGCGCTTACCTGGCCTATGGCCCGGGGCAGATCAGCAAGTACTGGCGCTTGTGGGAGCGCCCGGTGCAGCGCATCGCCTTTGCCGGTGAGCATACCGACGCGCTCTACCCCGGTACCCTGGAAGGTGCCCTGCGCAGTGGCCAGCGTGCGGCAAGCCAGGTGCAGGACCTGCTGGCGGGCAAGTCGTTCGACCCGGCCAAGGCGGCACCGGTGGCGGCTGCCGCGGCTGGCGTCGTGGCGGCCAAGCAGAAGCAGAACAAGGACGGCGGGTTCTTCTCCAATCTGTTCGGTGGTTCTGCCGACAAGGGCGACAAGGCCCCCGCGAAAGCCGAGGCGAAAAAAGTCGAAGAGGCCAAGCAGGACAAGCCAGGCTTCTTCTCGCGGCTGTTTGGCGGCGCGGACAAGCCTGAAGTGAAAGCCGAGCCGATTGCCACGGCGGAACCGGTGTCGCCGACACCTGCGCCAGCGCCGCAAGTTGCACCGGCCCCGGTTGCGCCAGCACCTGCGCCAGTGGCCAAGGATGCGCCGGCCAAGCCTGCGGCAACCAAGGCCGCGCCCGCCAAACATGTCCCCGTGCACAAGCCAGCCCGCAAGCCTGCCGAAACCAGGAAGGCCACTGCCAAGTCTGCACCTGCCAAGAAAGCCGTGGTCGATACCCAGGCCAAGGCCGGTTGA
- the trhA gene encoding PAQR family membrane homeostasis protein TrhA: protein MYYGERFNAWTHLVGAVLACIGAIWLIVAAGLQGDPWKIVSFSIYGSTLLLLYSISTLYHSTRGRAKVIMRKLDHLSIYLLIAGSYTPFCLVSLRGPWGWSLFGIVWGLAVIGMLQEIKPRSEARILSIIIYAVMGWIVLVAVQPLLHALGTAGFAWLAAGGVFYTVGILFFAFDSRFRHWHGIWHLFVIAGSLMHFVAVSFYVR from the coding sequence ATGTACTACGGTGAACGCTTCAACGCCTGGACCCACCTGGTCGGTGCTGTCCTGGCCTGTATCGGTGCCATCTGGCTGATCGTGGCCGCGGGCCTGCAAGGCGACCCGTGGAAGATCGTCAGCTTTTCCATCTACGGCAGCACCCTGCTGTTGCTGTACAGCATCTCTACCCTGTACCACAGCACCCGTGGGCGGGCGAAGGTGATCATGCGCAAGCTCGATCACCTGTCGATCTACCTGCTGATCGCCGGCAGCTACACGCCGTTCTGCCTGGTCAGCTTGCGTGGCCCGTGGGGCTGGAGCCTGTTCGGCATTGTCTGGGGGCTGGCAGTAATCGGCATGCTGCAGGAGATCAAGCCGCGCTCCGAGGCGCGCATCCTGTCGATCATCATCTATGCGGTAATGGGCTGGATCGTGCTGGTGGCCGTGCAGCCGCTGCTGCACGCGCTGGGCACTGCCGGCTTCGCCTGGCTGGCTGCCGGCGGTGTGTTCTACACCGTCGGCATCCTGTTCTTTGCCTTCGACAGCCGCTTCCGCCACTGGCACGGCATCTGGCATCTGTTCGTGATTGCCGGCAGCCTCATGCACTTTGTGGCGGTGTCGTTCTATGTGCGTTAG
- a CDS encoding adenosylmethionine--8-amino-7-oxononanoate transaminase, translating to MGLNDQWMQRDLKVLWHPCTQMKDHEQLPLIPIRRGEGVWLEDFEGKRYLDAVSSWWVNVFGHANPRINQRIKDQVDQLEHVILAGFSHQPVIELSERLVAMTPAGLDRVFYADNGSSCIEVALKMSFHYWQNVGKPGKKRFVTLTNSYHGETIAAMSVGDVPLFTETYKALLLDTLKVPSPDCYLRPEGMSWEEHSRNMFQAMEQTLAEHHASISAVIVEPLIQGAGGMRMYHPVYLKLLREACDRYDVHLIHDEIAVGFGRTGTMFACEQAGIRPDFLCLSKALTGGYLPLAACLTTDKVYQAFYDDYPTLRAFLHSHSYTGNPLACAAALATLDIFEQDNVIEANKGLAARMASATAHLAEHAHVAEIRQTGMALAIEMVKDKAGKVAYPWQERRGLKVFEHALTRGALLRPLGSVVYFLPPYVITPEQIDFLAEVASEGIDIATRESVSVAVPANFHPDFRDPG from the coding sequence ATGGGCCTCAATGATCAGTGGATGCAACGTGACCTCAAGGTCCTGTGGCACCCCTGTACCCAGATGAAAGACCACGAGCAGCTGCCGCTGATCCCGATCCGGCGCGGCGAAGGCGTGTGGCTGGAAGACTTCGAAGGCAAGCGCTACCTGGATGCGGTGAGCAGCTGGTGGGTCAATGTGTTCGGTCACGCCAACCCGCGTATCAACCAGCGCATCAAGGATCAGGTCGACCAGCTGGAACACGTGATCCTGGCCGGTTTCAGCCATCAGCCAGTGATCGAGCTGTCCGAGCGCCTGGTGGCCATGACCCCGGCCGGGCTCGACCGGGTGTTCTATGCCGACAACGGTTCGTCGTGCATCGAAGTGGCGCTGAAGATGAGCTTCCACTACTGGCAGAACGTCGGCAAACCCGGCAAGAAGCGCTTCGTCACCCTGACCAACAGCTACCACGGCGAAACCATCGCCGCGATGTCGGTCGGCGATGTGCCGCTGTTCACCGAAACCTACAAGGCGTTGCTGCTCGACACCCTCAAGGTGCCCAGCCCCGATTGCTACCTGCGCCCCGAAGGCATGAGCTGGGAGGAGCATTCGCGCAACATGTTCCAGGCCATGGAGCAGACCCTGGCCGAACACCACGCCTCGATCAGTGCGGTAATCGTCGAGCCGTTGATCCAGGGCGCTGGCGGCATGCGCATGTACCACCCGGTGTACCTCAAGCTGCTGCGCGAGGCCTGCGACCGCTACGACGTGCACCTGATCCACGACGAGATCGCCGTGGGCTTCGGCCGCACCGGCACGATGTTCGCCTGCGAGCAGGCCGGCATCCGCCCGGACTTCCTGTGCCTGTCCAAAGCCCTGACCGGTGGCTACCTGCCATTGGCCGCATGCCTGACCACCGACAAGGTCTACCAGGCGTTCTACGACGACTACCCGACCCTGCGCGCGTTCCTCCACTCGCACAGCTATACCGGTAACCCGCTGGCCTGTGCTGCCGCACTGGCGACGCTGGACATCTTCGAGCAGGACAACGTGATCGAAGCCAACAAGGGCCTGGCTGCGCGCATGGCCAGTGCCACCGCACACCTGGCCGAGCATGCCCATGTCGCCGAAATCCGCCAGACCGGCATGGCCCTGGCCATCGAGATGGTCAAGGACAAGGCCGGCAAGGTTGCCTACCCGTGGCAGGAGCGACGCGGCCTGAAGGTATTCGAGCATGCCCTGACCCGTGGTGCCCTGCTGCGCCCGCTGGGCAGCGTGGTGTACTTCCTGCCGCCTTATGTGATCACCCCGGAGCAGATCGACTTCCTCGCCGAAGTGGCCAGCGAGGGTATCGACATCGCAACCCGTGAAAGCGTCAGCGTGGCGGTACCGGCCAACTTCCACCCCGACTTCCGCGACCCGGGCTAG
- a CDS encoding chemotaxis protein CheW → MLELIAGQRSSLTGLLLPLGDRTLVLPNVAVAELSGQRNVLCQRGEPAWHLGWIDWRQQRLPLIGFEAACGGETPCGERARVVVLNALGDTGLRYLALLLQDIPRSCKLDSQLNYVDVALGRLELAAVQVGEQVARVPDLVGLERLVRDADLQPDLG, encoded by the coding sequence ATGCTTGAACTGATCGCCGGCCAGCGCAGCAGCCTGACCGGGCTGTTGCTGCCGTTGGGTGACCGTACCCTGGTGTTGCCCAATGTCGCGGTGGCCGAGTTGAGCGGCCAGCGCAACGTGCTGTGCCAGCGCGGCGAGCCGGCCTGGCACCTGGGCTGGATCGACTGGCGCCAGCAACGCCTGCCGCTGATCGGCTTCGAGGCCGCCTGCGGTGGCGAGACCCCCTGCGGCGAGCGGGCCCGTGTCGTGGTGCTGAATGCCCTGGGTGATACCGGCCTGCGTTACCTGGCGCTGCTGCTGCAGGACATCCCGCGCTCGTGCAAGCTCGACAGCCAGCTGAACTATGTGGACGTGGCACTGGGCCGCCTGGAACTGGCGGCGGTGCAGGTGGGCGAGCAGGTGGCGCGGGTGCCGGACCTGGTCGGGCTGGAGCGGCTGGTGCGTGACGCTGATCTGCAACCTGACCTTGGTTAG
- a CDS encoding Hpt domain-containing protein yields MAVAAISPERHDTVALAWTKAAILDCLAQARQALERFAGEPGDLSMLAFVVDNLHQVHGCLRMLELRGATRLAEELELFAKALAEGQVSPRGDCLGALFRGLEQLPSYLERLRGARHDLPLVMLPLLNQLRACRGEEPLAQASLISGATQRFAGADDLANLDLSLGNWREQMQAGPGRDALRSVVTALCDDLMRIKERLDQFVRGDRQHSEQLDALLAPLRHVADTLAVLGFQQPRRVIIDQVLALQALAQGERAVDDAVLMDVAGALLYVEATLNGMVGPLEENGQGGLPGSDLAEIRQLVLNEALNVLQQAKDLIGDCLESGWPRQRLQPLPGLLQQVRGALAMLMLPTVAELFEGCASYVQRWLQHLEVEPPADELTHLAEALSAAECYLQWRVADPLADAQPFIDMARASLSTLGVQCTQVDATASHDGSADGIDDELREVFLDEAGELLPEIERHWLRWRADNQQHEALKEMRRALHTLKGSGRMVHAEAVAELAWGAEHLLNRVLEGRSVLSPEGVVALQRVFVHLPDLLADFAAGQLPQLSEIEQLAGHLHALAENAAPLAADLGGLDPQLLDIFRSEAQGHLASLDAFLRDAGDHDTPVSDGLQRALHTLKGSAAMAGVMPVAELATAFDRLAREYKGHQLPLQMAEIEWLEAARSLFHLGLAQLDSTPLAAIPGAAELIEQVGQVVDERLASLHDDPQHARRSKRDPQRVASFLAQAMDTLLDAESLLSRWRQQPGQRDPLDTLLDQLTTLGHAAHLADLRQMDDVCEALLDLYGAVEEGSLPADARFFAQAQRAHEALLDMLDEVAAGQDIAPRAELLDSLRNLLDQALAPEATGLVGIDTVTPLHPDMDLGATLGLGLAHKPVPPAAAELLVEEPESPGAELLEVFLEESSDIVESAAAALARWQADPRSSVEVDNLLRDLHTLKGVARMVEIAPIGDLAHELEFLYELLAAGRLPPSAPLFALLQNCHDRLAHMLDAVRLGQPLHAATALIDYIRNFSSAALTDSAAGQGPVGAAASEAPAAVPERAPGDMVKVDAELLDELGNLAGEHSIIRGRIEQQVNDAQFTLNEMETTLERMRDQLLRLDIETQGRISSRQQFEGDAYDDFDPLEMDRHSQLQQLSRALFESASDLLDLKETLAQRAQEAHSLLQQQARVNSQLQEGLTATLMVPFERLVPRLQRVVRQVASELGKQVELVVGNAEGELDRSVLERMVAPLEHMLRNAVDHGLESREMRLAAGKPEQGTIHLNLLHEGADIVIEMTDDGAGVPLEAVRRKAIKRGLLDPQAHLSDHEILQFILRPGFSTAEKITQISGRGLGMDVVHEEVKQLGGSMSIESAPGKGARFLIRLPFTVSVNRALMVHLGEEQYAIPLNTIEGIVRVPPAELAACYQLDVPRYVYAGHEYELRYLGELLQGMPRPALLGQSVPLPVLLVHSQEQSFAIQADALSPSREIVVKSLGPQFAAVAGLSGATLLGDGRVVLILDLLGQLRGQQRRLARLPGGGAAQRQVFGPAPRRALLVMVVDDSVTVRKVTSRLLERHGMSVLTAKDGVDAMALLEEHRPDVLLLDIEMPRMDGFEVATRIRRDERLKDLPIIMITSRTGQKHRDRAMAIGVNEYLGKPYQESVLLQSIAHWSQAHA; encoded by the coding sequence ATGGCCGTAGCTGCAATAAGCCCCGAACGCCACGATACCGTGGCGCTGGCCTGGACCAAGGCCGCCATCCTCGACTGCCTGGCCCAGGCGCGCCAGGCGCTGGAGCGCTTTGCCGGTGAACCGGGTGACCTGTCGATGCTGGCCTTCGTGGTCGACAACCTGCACCAGGTGCACGGTTGCCTGCGCATGCTCGAACTGCGCGGTGCCACCCGCCTGGCCGAGGAACTGGAATTGTTCGCCAAGGCCTTGGCCGAAGGCCAGGTCAGCCCCCGGGGTGATTGCCTGGGCGCTTTGTTTCGTGGTCTGGAGCAACTGCCGTCGTACCTGGAACGCCTGCGCGGTGCCCGCCACGACTTGCCACTGGTCATGCTGCCGCTGCTCAATCAGCTGCGCGCGTGCCGTGGCGAGGAACCGTTGGCGCAGGCCAGCCTGATCAGCGGCGCCACTCAGCGCTTTGCCGGCGCCGACGACCTGGCCAACCTCGACCTGTCGCTGGGTAACTGGCGTGAGCAGATGCAAGCCGGACCGGGCCGCGATGCCCTGCGCTCGGTGGTGACCGCGCTGTGTGACGACCTGATGCGCATCAAGGAGCGCCTGGACCAGTTCGTGCGTGGCGACCGCCAGCACAGCGAGCAGCTGGATGCCCTGCTGGCCCCCCTGCGCCACGTGGCCGACACCTTGGCGGTGCTGGGTTTCCAGCAGCCGCGTCGGGTGATTATCGACCAGGTGCTGGCGCTGCAGGCTTTGGCCCAGGGCGAGCGAGCAGTGGATGACGCGGTGTTGATGGACGTGGCGGGGGCGCTGCTGTACGTCGAGGCTACGCTTAACGGCATGGTCGGCCCGCTGGAGGAAAACGGCCAGGGCGGCCTGCCGGGCTCGGACCTCGCCGAGATCCGCCAACTGGTGTTGAACGAGGCACTGAACGTGCTGCAACAGGCCAAGGACCTGATCGGCGATTGCCTGGAGTCCGGTTGGCCGCGGCAACGCCTGCAACCTTTGCCGGGGCTGTTGCAGCAGGTTCGCGGGGCGCTGGCGATGTTGATGCTGCCGACCGTGGCCGAGCTGTTCGAAGGCTGCGCCAGTTATGTACAGCGCTGGCTGCAGCACCTGGAGGTAGAGCCGCCAGCCGATGAGCTGACGCACCTGGCCGAGGCCTTGAGCGCAGCCGAATGCTACCTGCAGTGGCGAGTGGCCGACCCGTTGGCGGATGCCCAGCCGTTCATCGACATGGCCCGCGCCAGCCTGTCGACGCTGGGCGTGCAGTGCACCCAGGTCGATGCCACTGCAAGCCACGATGGTAGCGCCGATGGCATCGACGATGAGCTGCGCGAGGTGTTTCTCGACGAAGCCGGTGAACTGTTGCCGGAAATCGAGCGCCACTGGCTGCGCTGGCGGGCCGACAACCAGCAGCACGAGGCATTGAAGGAAATGCGCCGTGCGCTGCATACGCTCAAGGGCAGTGGCCGCATGGTCCATGCCGAGGCGGTGGCCGAGCTGGCCTGGGGCGCCGAGCATCTGCTCAACCGGGTGCTCGAGGGCCGCAGCGTGCTCAGCCCGGAAGGCGTGGTGGCCTTGCAACGGGTGTTCGTCCACCTGCCCGACCTGCTGGCCGATTTTGCCGCCGGCCAGTTGCCGCAACTGAGCGAAATCGAGCAACTGGCCGGGCACCTGCATGCCCTGGCCGAAAACGCTGCGCCGTTGGCAGCGGACCTGGGCGGCCTCGACCCGCAATTGCTGGACATCTTCCGCAGCGAGGCGCAGGGCCACCTGGCCAGCCTGGATGCTTTCCTGCGCGATGCCGGCGACCACGACACGCCGGTCAGCGATGGCCTGCAGCGTGCGTTGCACACGCTCAAAGGCAGCGCCGCCATGGCCGGAGTGATGCCGGTGGCCGAACTGGCGACTGCCTTCGACCGTCTGGCGCGTGAATACAAGGGCCACCAGCTGCCGCTGCAAATGGCCGAGATCGAATGGCTGGAAGCCGCACGCTCGCTGTTTCACCTGGGCCTGGCGCAACTCGACAGCACGCCGCTGGCAGCCATCCCCGGCGCCGCCGAGCTGATCGAGCAGGTCGGCCAGGTGGTGGACGAACGCCTGGCCAGCTTGCATGACGACCCGCAGCATGCGCGGCGCAGCAAGCGTGACCCGCAGCGGGTGGCCAGTTTCCTGGCCCAGGCCATGGATACCCTGCTGGATGCCGAATCGTTGCTGTCGCGCTGGCGTCAGCAGCCCGGCCAGCGCGACCCGTTGGACACCCTGCTCGACCAGCTCACCACCTTGGGCCACGCGGCACACCTGGCCGACCTGCGGCAAATGGACGATGTGTGCGAGGCCCTGCTCGACCTGTACGGTGCCGTGGAGGAGGGCAGCCTGCCCGCCGATGCGCGCTTCTTCGCCCAGGCCCAGCGGGCCCATGAAGCCCTGCTGGACATGCTTGACGAGGTGGCCGCCGGGCAGGACATTGCACCCCGCGCCGAGCTGCTCGACAGCCTGCGTAATCTGCTGGACCAGGCCCTGGCGCCGGAGGCCACTGGCCTGGTTGGCATCGACACGGTCACGCCGCTGCACCCGGACATGGACCTGGGCGCTACCCTGGGTCTGGGGCTGGCGCACAAGCCTGTGCCGCCGGCTGCGGCGGAGTTGCTGGTCGAAGAGCCGGAAAGCCCTGGCGCAGAGCTGCTGGAAGTGTTCCTTGAAGAAAGCTCGGACATCGTCGAGAGCGCTGCTGCGGCGTTGGCCCGCTGGCAGGCCGACCCGCGTAGCAGCGTCGAGGTGGACAACCTCCTGCGCGACCTGCACACCCTCAAAGGTGTGGCGCGCATGGTCGAGATCGCGCCAATCGGCGACCTGGCCCATGAGCTGGAGTTTCTCTACGAGCTGTTGGCCGCGGGGCGCCTGCCGCCGAGTGCGCCGCTGTTCGCCCTGTTGCAGAACTGCCATGACCGCCTGGCGCACATGCTCGATGCCGTGCGCCTGGGCCAGCCGCTGCATGCCGCCACGGCGCTGATCGACTACATCCGCAACTTCAGCAGCGCGGCGCTGACCGACAGTGCTGCGGGCCAGGGGCCGGTCGGTGCCGCTGCCAGCGAGGCGCCAGCGGCGGTACCGGAGCGGGCGCCAGGCGACATGGTCAAGGTCGATGCCGAGCTGCTCGACGAACTGGGCAACCTGGCCGGTGAACACTCGATCATCCGTGGGCGCATCGAGCAGCAGGTCAACGATGCCCAGTTCACCCTCAACGAGATGGAAACCACCCTCGAGCGCATGCGCGACCAGTTGCTGCGCCTGGACATCGAGACCCAGGGGCGGATTTCCAGCCGCCAGCAGTTCGAAGGCGATGCCTATGACGACTTCGACCCCCTGGAGATGGACCGTCATTCGCAGCTGCAGCAGCTGTCGCGGGCCCTGTTCGAGTCTGCCTCGGACCTGCTCGACCTCAAGGAAACCCTGGCCCAGCGTGCCCAGGAGGCCCATAGCCTGCTGCAACAGCAGGCGCGGGTGAACAGCCAGTTGCAGGAAGGCCTTACGGCTACCCTGATGGTCCCCTTCGAGCGCCTGGTGCCGCGCTTGCAGCGCGTGGTGCGGCAGGTGGCCAGCGAGTTGGGCAAGCAGGTCGAGCTGGTGGTCGGCAATGCCGAGGGCGAGCTGGACCGCAGCGTGCTCGAACGCATGGTGGCACCGCTGGAGCACATGCTGCGCAATGCCGTCGACCACGGCCTGGAAAGCCGGGAAATGCGCCTGGCCGCTGGCAAGCCGGAGCAGGGCACCATTCACCTGAATCTACTGCACGAAGGCGCCGACATCGTCATCGAAATGACCGACGACGGTGCCGGCGTGCCGCTGGAAGCGGTGCGACGCAAGGCCATCAAGCGCGGCCTGCTGGACCCGCAGGCACATTTGAGCGATCACGAAATCCTCCAGTTCATCCTTCGGCCAGGCTTTTCCACTGCCGAGAAGATCACCCAGATTTCCGGGCGCGGCCTGGGCATGGACGTGGTCCACGAAGAGGTCAAGCAACTGGGCGGCTCGATGAGCATCGAGTCGGCCCCAGGCAAGGGCGCGCGCTTCCTGATTCGCCTGCCGTTCACCGTGTCGGTCAACCGTGCGCTGATGGTGCATCTGGGTGAAGAGCAGTACGCCATCCCGCTGAACACCATCGAGGGCATCGTCCGCGTGCCGCCCGCTGAACTGGCGGCATGCTACCAACTGGACGTGCCACGCTATGTGTACGCCGGCCATGAATACGAGTTGCGTTATCTGGGCGAACTGCTGCAAGGCATGCCGCGCCCGGCCTTGCTGGGGCAAAGTGTGCCGCTGCCGGTGCTGCTGGTGCATTCCCAGGAACAATCGTTCGCGATTCAGGCTGACGCCCTGTCGCCCAGCCGCGAAATCGTGGTGAAGAGCCTGGGGCCGCAGTTTGCTGCGGTTGCCGGTTTGTCGGGGGCGACATTGCTGGGCGATGGCCGTGTGGTGCTGATTCTCGACTTGTTGGGCCAGTTGCGTGGCCAGCAGCGGCGCCTGGCGCGCCTGCCGGGTGGTGGTGCGGCCCAGCGCCAGGTATTCGGGCCGGCACCGCGGCGGGCCTTGCTGGTGATGGTGGTGGACGACTCGGTAACCGTGCGCAAGGTCACCAGCCGCCTGCTCGAGCGCCACGGCATGAGCGTGCTGACGGCCAAGGACGGGGTCGATGCCATGGCCCTGCTGGAAGAGCACCGCCCGGATGTGCTGCTGCTGGATATCGAGATGCCGCGCATGGATGGTTTCGAGGTGGCCACGCGCATCCGCCGCGACGAGCGGCTGAAAGACCTGCCGATCATCATGATCACCTCGCGCACCGGGCAGAAGCACCGCGACCGAGCCATGGCCATCGGCGTCAATGAATACCTTGGCAAGCCGTATCAGGAATCGGTCCTGCTGCAGAGCATCGCCCACTGGAGCCAGGCCCATGCTTGA
- a CDS encoding cytochrome b has protein sequence MQLRNSPSRYGVVSIVMHWGVALAVFGLFGLGLWMVGLDYYSPWRKAGPDLHKSIGLVLLAVMLLRVVWRFISPPPPAPASHGAFTRLAAKLGHLALYVGLFAVMIAGYLISTADGVGIPVFGLFEVPALVSDLPDQADLAGVIHLWLAWGLVIFAVLHALAALKHHFIDRDATLTRMLGRKA, from the coding sequence ATGCAACTGCGCAACTCACCTTCTCGCTACGGCGTGGTCAGCATCGTCATGCACTGGGGCGTGGCCCTGGCAGTCTTCGGCCTGTTCGGCCTGGGCCTGTGGATGGTCGGTCTCGACTACTACAGCCCTTGGCGCAAGGCTGGCCCGGACTTGCACAAGAGCATCGGCCTGGTCCTGCTGGCGGTGATGCTGCTGCGGGTAGTCTGGCGTTTCATCAGCCCGCCGCCACCGGCACCGGCCAGCCACGGCGCATTCACTCGCCTGGCCGCCAAGCTGGGGCACCTGGCGCTGTACGTCGGGCTGTTCGCGGTGATGATCGCCGGCTACCTGATCTCCACTGCCGACGGCGTGGGCATACCGGTGTTCGGCCTGTTCGAAGTGCCGGCACTGGTCAGCGACCTGCCTGACCAGGCCGACCTGGCTGGGGTGATTCATCTCTGGCTGGCCTGGGGCCTGGTGATTTTTGCCGTACTGCATGCCCTGGCAGCGCTCAAGCACCATTTTATCGACCGTGACGCGACCCTGACCCGCATGCTGGGCCGCAAAGCTTGA
- a CDS encoding 16S rRNA (uracil(1498)-N(3))-methyltransferase — protein MRLSRFFIDAPLSLGEHDLPEAQAHYIGRVLRMAPGDAVQLFDGSGQEYRGQLLEVGKKTVRVSLDQALAGQADSPLHVHLGQGLSRGERMDWAIQKATELGVKEITPIVSERCEVRLKDERADKRLAHWRQVAISACEQCGRSTLPVIHPPVTLGEWLNSAKADLKLVLHPVAEPLTSHARPATLAFLIGPEGGLSEAEVDQAKATGFHAARLGPRVLRTETAPVVALSVAQQLWGDF, from the coding sequence ATGAGACTGTCCCGTTTCTTCATCGACGCCCCCCTGAGCCTCGGCGAGCACGACCTGCCCGAAGCCCAGGCCCACTACATCGGCCGCGTGCTGCGCATGGCCCCCGGCGACGCCGTGCAGCTGTTCGACGGCAGCGGCCAGGAGTACCGTGGCCAGCTGCTCGAAGTGGGCAAGAAAACCGTGCGCGTCAGCCTCGACCAGGCCCTTGCCGGCCAGGCTGATTCACCGCTGCATGTCCATCTCGGACAGGGGCTGTCCCGCGGCGAGCGCATGGACTGGGCGATCCAGAAGGCCACCGAACTGGGGGTAAAGGAAATCACCCCGATCGTCAGCGAACGTTGCGAAGTGCGGCTGAAGGACGAACGCGCCGACAAGCGCCTGGCCCATTGGCGCCAGGTAGCGATCAGTGCCTGCGAACAGTGCGGTCGCTCGACCTTGCCAGTCATCCACCCGCCGGTAACCCTGGGCGAATGGTTGAACAGTGCCAAGGCCGACCTGAAACTGGTTTTGCACCCAGTCGCCGAACCCCTCACCAGCCATGCCAGGCCGGCCACGCTGGCCTTCCTGATCGGCCCGGAGGGCGGCCTGAGCGAGGCAGAGGTCGACCAGGCCAAAGCCACTGGCTTCCACGCCGCGCGCCTCGGGCCACGGGTGCTGCGTACCGAAACCGCCCCCGTGGTAGCCCTGTCGGTGGCGCAGCAGTTATGGGGCGACTTCTAG